One window from the genome of Mustela lutreola isolate mMusLut2 chromosome 11, mMusLut2.pri, whole genome shotgun sequence encodes:
- the RITA1 gene encoding RBPJ-interacting and tubulin-associated protein 1: MGSMKTPVELAVSGMQTLHLQHRCRGSHRVKARASYVDESLFGSPASTRPTPPDFDPPWVEKTNRTSGVGTGTSRASGTNGSCETSSRGSTPTLTPRKKNKYRLISHTPSYCDESLFGSRPEGTTWEGPSMAKGGAAKLHALFWTPPATPRGSYSSRPRETPLRAIHPAGPLKTEPTVTADSQKLCRGGLDSPQPRRRERSHSLTHLNVPSTGRPPASAPHASGPRDPRPFPSGVTFQSPLVTPRARSVRVSVPAAPQQGGASQKPKPPWK, from the exons ATGGGCAGCATGAAGACCCCTGTGGAGCTGGCCGTCAGTGGGATGCAGACCCTTCATCTTCAGCATCGTTGCCGGGGCAGCCACCGGGTCAAGGCTAGGGCGTCATATGTGGATGAGTCTTTGTTTGGCAGCCCTGCGTCTACCCGGCCCACACCACCAGACTTTGACCCACCCTGGGTGGAGAAGACTAACAGAACCAGTGGAGTGGGCACAGGGACATCACGGGCCTCAGGGACCAATGGGAGCTGTGAGACCTCCTCCAGGGGCAGCACCCCAACCCTCACACCAAGGAAGAAGAACAAATACAG ACTGATCAGCCACACTCCTTCTTACTGTGATGAGTCGCTGTTTGGCTCCCGACCCGAGGGCACCACCTGGGAAGGCCCGTCGATGGCAAAGGGGGGCGCTGCCAAACTCCATGCCCTCTTCTGGACCCCCCCAGCCACCCCTAGGGGCAGCTACTCATCCCGCCCCAGGGAGACCCCACTGCGAGCCATTCACCCAGCTGGTCCGTTGAAGACAGAGCCCACAGTGACGGCAGACTCCCAGAAGCTGTGCAGGGGTGGGTTAGACTCTCCACAGCCTCGGAGGCGGGAGCGTTCTCATTCCCTCACACACCTGAATGTCCCCAGCACTGGTCGCCCACCCGCCAGTGCCCCCCACGCCAGCGGGCCTCGGGATCCCAGGCCTTTCCCGTCAGGGGTGACCTTCCAGAGCCCCCTAGTGACGCCCAGGGCTCGCTCGGTTCGTGTTTCAGTGCCAGCCGCCCCTCAGCAAGGTGGGGCCTCCCAGAAACCGAAGCCCCCttggaaatga